acgaacagcaattcatttttatatatatagatttaataatatgaGATAGTGACATGTCAGTTAACATAAGATAACTTGAAATGTTGATTATTTACAACAAGTTTAATAGATCCTTTATCAAGCAATTACTGTTAGATTATGCAAAttaggtttaaataatatttaatcttaAAGATAATAAAACGCCACTGCCATGAGTAGGACAGAGTTAAGAAACATATACAAACTAGTCACCTTTTGGTATAATGTTGACAGTTTGTTTCAGttagtttaaagtttttaacaCTTTTCTATTATGTTAGCttgtttgttataaaaaaaacccctATTGATGTATTATCtaaaataacatacatatataagtcACATTACTATGATCagcaaaaatttaaagatatttcatTAGAATTTAGATTGATGAGAGATGAGATTAgaattttatcattaaaaaggTACCATTGATAACTTATCTGGTTATGAATTTCTGATTCATAACCAGATAGGTTATGAATCAGAAAATAAGGTATTGAACACCTTATTAAatccaataattaaaaaaaatggaacagacagatttttatgaaaaaaaatgatgGTGTTCCAAATCAGTTCCTCTCCTTCATGTATTTCTTAATAACCTTCCTGTCACAttcattttacattttcataGACATCATTTAGTTTTTAGATATATGATCTGATTGGATACTGTGGTCCAAATATGTTCAGAGCACTAGTGAATTCCCAATAATTATTTGCATATAATAATAGGATGGACAATAACACACACAAACAGAATGATAAGtagaaaaatataatcaataatatattattatcacaatATAAACATCAGGCTTATAAAAGAATTACCATAACAGCACATTTCAATATTTAGTTGGGGTTTGCACCATCCCACTCAACAATCCTCTTGTCATACCACACATATTGTCCTTTAACAGAATCTGGTGCTTCCAGTGCCAAGAAAAGTGCTCCAACAGCACCTTCATCAATGGTGAGTGGTCCCTTGTGGGAAGTCATGTCAGTATCCACATAACCAGGGTGAACAGCATTCactttaatatctataattaaGAAATGAGAGTTCAAACAGAAGTAACttgtttttcttaaattattcataaatgtaagaaaaaaacaataagtaGAAAGGAAAGCTCTATATCAATATTAGCGTTTtttaaaattcactctcataTGAGCAACAAGTGTGATTTCACcccatgtttaaatataaatataacatttaagtaTGTAAAAGCTCTTagggccattcccaatattcagtctatctcttacttgggataaaaatcgtaactatcattgacttttctgtcgcaataaacttattgacggtaactcaacttatccgtacacactataggtcaatgggacgacgtatagcttaccagcgatagaagtgtGTATGGTAATTTCAATTCATAGGttccaatataaggtgataagaatgacttaagtatattatattgggaaagcttcagattattggcagccaataactgacagtagaaggtagtaatttatctctatctgtaaatagtatattgggaaggGCCGTTAGTAACTCATATTATCCTTTGTTTCTTCAAATTTTGCATATTATCACTTTAATTTCTTTCTATTTACATTAGATGCATGTGTTGTTTTTTCTCTGCTTTATAGAATCCACACTAACAATATTCTGAAGCTAGTTTTAAATACAACTacaaatataagaaaaaacaGAACCATCTTGATAATAGACAGACTGACTAGGAACCTCTGAATATTATGAGTTTTAAAACCTTCTCACTATGAAACTGTTAATAGAAACACCTATTAAGttgtatccatattgttgttaagTGAGTAAACACTCACTGCATCAAAACAatttaaagaagttttaattaaaaaaaaaaaaaaaactatcttcCTGTAAATAATTACTATACCAATCCAACTTATCTTAATTTCAGATATTAAGATATCTGAACAGATAATGTATTGATTTCCAAGCTGTAAGTGATAACAGCCCACAACagaagataatattttatgcttTATTTACAGTAAAAGTTTATTGAATGATACTAAAATAACCTCTGCTTTCAGGACTTACCCCTTTCCTCAAGATTTCTCTGTTGAATCTTTGTCAGAGCTGTTAATCCAACTTTAGAAACTACATAAGATGAATTCCCCCATTCTGCTGCATGTGTTCCTTGCTTAGCAGCTTCTACATATTGTTTCATAAGTGCAGAGAGCTCCGGTATTGTTAATTTTGGATCCTTCAAGCGATTCCTTAATGCCTCACTTGGAATGTTATTCAATCGGCCGGCTGAACTCGATATGTTTACAACTCGAGCTCCGTTTCTCAAAATTGGAAACAATATTTCACACGTTGCTAATACTGAAAAGTAGTTCACAAAAAGAGTTTGTTCGGCTTGAACTGCGACCGGCTCAGTTGAGTTTTGTTTAAAAGCGATCGCTGCATTGTTAACGAGTAAATCAATCCCCCCGTAATTGGCTTTCAAGTAATCACGGAATGTTTCAATGCTTTTAGGATCTGTGATGtccaactgatggtaattaggGTGCAGATCTTCTTGGTTGAGGGTGGCTACGGCGGTTCTCCCCCTATTTACGTCCCTCGATGTTAGATAAACAACACCTTTGAAATGTTTACACAAACCTCGAACGATTGCGAATCCTATTCCTTTATTAGAGCCAGTCACTACCGCTACTTTTGTTGAcattttgctaaaataaaaagaagttaaCTATAGATATTTTATTCCTATTCTTCAACATAAAATAGTGattagtgattttaaattttaataaactttgtaCAAATAAACCATTTAGATAGTATAGCGTTCTGATAACAACTGTCAAGTGTCATAGATGATATGAAACTGACTACTGATTACTGAGTAAAATAAGTAGGTACTCAATTAGGGTGAACGCACTCATAAGCTAAAATTCTCACTTCTTAGTTTTAAAACGTTAAGAAGTTACTAAAAAGGAATAGTAGTTTATTATGGAAATAAGTATATGGGGCGATATCTGAAGCATCTGTTCCTCTTGAACAGGCGCTACTTGTTGTGTCTGGTCAATCCTCTCAGCAAGAAAAGTTTAGGTACCTGCGTATACCAGTTCTGTACCATACCAATTCTGTAAGCCAAGAAAACCTTAACCTATATTGGTGAACATTAGCAGATATGTACTAAGCACAATTTATCTATTGTTTGGATATTTGATTTACTTATAACATGAGGTCAAATTGATACGTTTGAacatatcatattgtaaaaTCATGTACAGGCACAGGCGCCTACATGGGACACATGAGCTTCTTGGAAATCTAAAAGTAGGCAGGTAGCTTCAAAAGCACtgattgaaataatttaaatttgagaagtgttttaaaattaacacaAGATATGAATTCAACAGTTTGATGTTTGTTGCTGATTATTTCgattaataaaattagaaattcaAGAAAGGGTTTTATTGCCCCTTTCAATTGACACCCTATTTCTATCACTGAGGAGCCAGTTTAAAGTCGACGCTGACGAAACGGCCGAAAAGCACGTAATCACTATATAACGGTCTACCAATATAGGAACTTGATATTTTGTGCTTGTGACTTACCTACTTTACTATAAGCAGGTCGTAGTTTTTACACGTATGAACAATAACAATGCAAACGTTAGTTCAAAATCTTGTTTAGTTTCCAGTATTTATTTGTTAACAACCAACTCATTATCAATAACAAAAGTGGCTCCATACATTCCACTAAGACCACAAGGATAAGATAATGGTTAGTGGTACctaattgataatatttttatatcatatcTAAATAACATTGTTATCGTGGAAGTGCAGTTAATAACAGAAGTCATTGAGAATCTagcaaataacatattttgacaattctATCAGCTTGAGGACCCAAAAAACATTAGCAAAAGAATTAATGCTATGTAAGTGTTAAATGACCTTCTTACATAACATTACTTTAAATATGAACGATCAGCTGGCACATGTGcgcttttaataaaactttcttACTTCAAATATGGcctaggtaattttttttattttataagagaCTAGCTGATActccgcgacgtcgttcgcgtacatatttttacatcttgggttacattattagacttttagtagggatccctaatttttttgaaaatgtaatgtacCCTATATCaaccggggataatgtagcttcccaacagtgaaagaattattcaaatcggttcagtagttgcggagcctattcaatacaaacaaacaaacaatcaaatctttcctctttataatattagtatagatggcGATAAATATTTCTATGTTATAAAACAAAACCATGTCGGTTAGACCGTTTTTGGCCTGCCTCATTTGTGTACTTTAAgccagtataaaaaaaaaaacatcttgtaaaagtatgtatttattaatttatttaatattaagaaaGGCACTTATAACAATCATCtatatgattaaaattaatattatctgaaTCCAACTTGGACAAATGCTATTTAGTCATTAAAAGGGTAATTGTTCAATACATCTATCATAAGCCAACTCTCAGGAAACTTGGAACTGCCATAGGTTCACACATTTTAGACTGTAGAAGAGAAAACTTGTGATATTCTTGAGGTGCTGAAAGAACCATGGCAGAATCTCAAAAAATTTTTGCGATTCGATTTTTTTTGCCCATTAGTGTTGAAcaataaatctttaattttaaaattattgtctttaggacaatttttttttacaaactatGCATTTGCTGCGACTTGCTGGAAAACAAATAACTCGAATTTGTTATCTTAAggtaaaaatcataaaatatcatATGTTCCTTAAGGTACTTAACCTTAAAAGTACCAATGTAGTATATACATCATATTGTACAAGTTACTTGTGGCCATATAACATACAGACTGATACTTATAACTTCTGATTGTGAATGTAACATGAATCAAGGAATGGTCTACATGccattgtaatattaatataataattttttaattcataaaacTACAGAGAATATTCTCTTAATAAACTTTAACCTTGGTAGTAACATACTACCTACCTAGCAATTAACAAATTCACATGtcaggtaaaataataagttatcaACATAGCCTGCCTTAAAAGTATCATTTCAATATTgctagtattaaaaatattatttaagcatttaaaaaaaataacatttaaatgacATCATCATGACTTAATATGAATATATCTTGACATGTACATGTAGATGACACCAAGTGTCATTACTGTTTAAATGACATCTGTGCAAGTTGACTTCACAAATTCAATATGGACGGTACAGCGATATTATAGAGGAATAACTTGATTTAAATGAACTATAACTAAGTATGAATAGTTAACTACAAGCAGAAGAAACTTAAGCAAGTTTTCAACAGCAAATTCACATTCAAtgataatttaatacttaatcATAACAATTTTCATAcacgtatttttaaaaaaacatatttataaatactacaGTAGAATTCATCAAAATGGacttaaaattattcaattaaattcagcaccttatcataatattgctacttacaatattgtaataaaaatatacttatttacttataattatgCAGATTAACTAAATGATGTCATTATAAAAACTGACTGTcatatctttatataaaatatatcttctTTTTCTCATGATCTTACTATgaatattaaacatttatatacctaatcaatacaaaatttatccaatttgaatatctttttattatatctaatgCCCGGTTAACCGTTGTCTGTTCCACACCGTAAATTTCTTGTGGAAGATTGTTCCCCATATTGTAAACTCACAGAACTTGAAATTGTACAATTGCCACTAAGGGGAGAATGGTAGCAATTCCCATGAGCACTATCCAAAGACTATGTAAGATTTTAAAGGCTATCACATACACTGTATATCAATTTTTACAGGCCAGTTCAAAAGAGGAacacattagattttttttttacgaatattaatatatttccaTACAACTTTCCTGCAGCATACATGCAGAGTAATTTGTTAATCTTAATAAACATTGCATAAGAATAAGTATTTCACATCTTTTTTCTGATGCAAATTGTATCTTTTAATTCGTCAGTAAATCTGCTATGGAAGAAgctcattttgtattttattagtaaGTACAACATTAAGTCAGTATTAAGCTGTTACACTTGCAACTATTAACAAGGGATTCCCCCGCTTGTATTGGTGGGTATCATATAAAAATGGTCAATTCATACACTTTGAAAATTTCGTACCATGATGCAAGACGTATCATTTCGAATGTTAAATACTGTTGTTAGagaaacatattttgtttaattttcgtAGCATCCATTTTTTAATTCGCCATCAAAATTTCAGCTTAGTTACGATTCATTCAATTTACTTTGAAGTTACTACAGCGATCTATGACACACCGCTCATAGACATAATCaaacggtgttattacaaaaaataatttaaacatggctttaACAATGTCTAACTAATTAAagtaccattgggaggctcctttgcataggatgccgacTAGGTTATGAGTAcaacaacggcacctttttctgccgtgaagcagtaatgtgtaagcattattgtgtcttGGTATGAAGGTAGCTAGTGatataactgggcaaatgagacttaacatcttcagataatctcaaggtgaccagcacaattgccggtcagaatttttgggtttttcaagaatctggaGCGGCACTGCTATATaataagcagggcgtatcaaatacctacagctgaacgtcctgctcgcctcgtcccttattatcataaaaaaaactttctaaGCGACGTCTAAAGGTtgacgctaaacaacagaaaaacaCGGAGTTGTAATACTTACAACTtctttaaaacaagtgttcaacataTTCCCCCtgattcataatagtctgctaacttaaagcattgcaaattctcactctgtcttcttctattgacctgagtcagaatgagaaaaaacactcctaagcggctgtttaaagttagcggaccattatgaataagggggatttTGTTTAACTTTTTAGCGAATATGTTCAGTAGAGTCTTAGAAATATAGGTTCCATCCGGTTACCAGAGAGTCTACTGGTAATTGTTGTAAAGCGTATAAAATCGTACATGAAGTATAGTAGAGGAGTCATCGCTCGGCGTTGAGCAGGTAGGGAATGACGTCATCGATGCTGACGTCACCGACGAAGCCGACAAAGAACACGTCCTCCACGAAGGTGGCGGTGAAGCTGCGAAGTGCTGGCAGCTGCAGCACAAGGCTGAGTGCACGCTCCTCATCACAGAGACCCTTCAGCGAGCGAACCACCCGCTGCTGGTACTCCTGCAGCTTGCGGCACAGGAACTCCGGAGCACCGTCTGAGTGCAGATAAGGATCAATTAATTTTCAGGGTCACTTATttccaaataatataataataatattgacacactttttacacaaattatcttgccccaagttaagcatatatagcctgtgttatgggttacaagacaataatatatttaatacaatatacttacattaacatacataaatacatttaaacatccatgactcggaaacaaacatccatattcattatataaatgcttgcacctaccgggattcgaacccgggccctctagcttagtaggtaggatcgctaaccacttggctatacAGGTCATCAAATGGAAAACTGATGTTGATTCTAAGGCCTGGTATCCagcaaagcggagaggagacaAGCCACAAAGCTGTCAGGTTATATTTCCACCAAAAAATTGACAACAACTAAGCATGCTGTAGAATAGCAATTCTATTAAGGTAAACTAAAGGTAACTAAAGATACATTAAGCTATTTTAAGACCAAATTTTTACCACACTATTTAATGGCAAGATAATGAAATATGAATGCTCAAAGCTCACCGGGCGAGAACAGGCAGAGCGCCCGTAGGTGTGCGTGCTCCCTTTCGGTGACCCTGAGCGCTGTCATGTGGGTGATCACCTGGTGCAGGCGCGACAGCATCGTGGATATCTCAGCGATGCGCTCGTCACTGTAGTCCGATATTGTTATCTGtcgaaaaattataatattttcatcacaTCTTTCACGTTTAGGCCACGAAATGTAAACAAAGTCGTTATTCAAAAAGTAATGTAATAAGTATCGTACAAACGTATAAACGTATATTTCGAGCAAAGTTTGCACTGTCTGTCTAGTCGGAAAGTTTTGAGGTCTAAACATTAAAGTTGTGTGTGTTTCGCATATTGTTTTCGGTTCATTTGCTCATACTAAATACTTTAGTTAGTGTCATTCTAGGTACAAGTACctgataatataatagttcgaaatttatttattgcacacCTCAAAACGCAAAGTGGTTGACATCCTAAAAGATTTTGATCAAcgcaaaacaacaaaaaatatatataaatatatttaggcattacaaactattttgttaatgttgacgtcataagtatattaaaatgaaaagcAGACCTCATTGCAGTTTCTTACGTAATACATTATTGAACTAATAAGCTTAACTCGTAGAAATATAGTAGCGATAAATACCATACCCCAAAGCAGTCCTCCTGTGATCAAGTATTTACTAAATGTAACAAGGGCGTTACGGTCGAAATCCGCGCTCGCTTGCTCTCTTTTGTATGGAATTGTGTATTCAATGactttctatacatatagacaaatcacgtggtataaaatcaaagccgaaacatggaacatgccacaaattacaccataataagtaAGCTACGActgctatattataataatatatgtatacattgccgtatttactccagttgtttaaaatattcttggacAAAAGGCAgcaatgttaaatatttattcaagttTGATTCGGACAGCGACAGTTGTCACATGACTAAggacaaaagtgtgcttacattgtccacacacttttgccgttcagACTGCGAAATGCGAATGATACtaaagaaatgaaatgaaattaattaacatgtatagttaatatttagtttttatttcatgttacttttaaatttcttacctaaaaaaatgttttgctttatataataatatacttatgtatatttatagcgGTGGTTTTCAAACCAGAAAACATGCTGAAAGtttagtataaatatttcagttttttctttgtttattgtttgcttcctaagtttattttatatcttgtgTATTTATGTGTACATCTACatatacatttttctttctataCAACGTCTGTTAacgccatatatatatattctttccTAATTCTGATATGCCCTTTCTTTCCCTCTTTCACCGCACCCGCGAAACTACTCACGCCATATTGCAATGACGCGGCGGCCGCGCGCGAGCCAGCGAGTGTCAGCAGTCGTCCACGGAAGCTAGCGTTCGCTAGCAACTCAAAATTCtattctgcagtgaagcagtaatgtgtaaacattactgtgtttcggtctgaaggacgccgtagctagtgaaattagtgggcaaacgagacttaacatcttatgtctcaaggtgacgagcgcaattgtagtgccgctcagaatttttgggcttttcaataatcctgagcagcactgcattgtaatgggcagagcgtatccattaccatcagctgaagaacgttctgctcatctcgtcccgtattttcataaaaaaaagccttaCACAACTCAACAACCGTataatacgtcaaaattagttctctggacgctcgcgagtggtgcttcaaataggcacaaaaagcCTGTCccgtggtatttatacaggtcagtgggtATTATATATCCATTGCTGACCTCAGCGTTGGCGGCGGTGTCTGTGCGATGCGCGGGTCGATCAGCTCGCTTCCTCAGCTCCGCCTGCAGGTGCGAGGACATGAGTGGCAGCAGGGACTCCAGCCCCATGGCCGGCGCCCACCGGCACAGACCCAGCACGAACACCTCCGGCCAGCACTTGCGGAGCAGCGACACTTGGATCTCAAACCTGCAACACAGATATATTAAAGGAGAatggcgagaatgcatgtattaaaaaaaaaagccataaaaaggcatttattttctcaaaattgattcctttagaattctttttgatgtcatttcttatactactagatactactaccgcttcggaaacaaattgcgctctgagagagaagaagcggcgcaagaaactctcccagcattcttttttttgcgctcttttcaataaaaaaatacaatattgtagtcatttctatcgctataaaataaacacaatctagtcccaggctgtccgatcatttagatattcagcagtggagtaacaggagttacgacagagccatttttttataaaacatttaaatttatttatagataatgcctgaacagtggctgggactttattgtagaagtttatacatttacccttaaagctattatgtatcttatgaagcctactagaattagttacaagcaatcccttatttctagtgttataataatattttgggacccactgaaagaagtggcgtacattatggaaacttataaataattgtagatCGTAACAAAGCTAAGTTAAAAGCAAATCGTAAATAAGTCTAAACAAGTTGGAGGaaaaagatatacctaaaattattaatcaatacctattgttcaatcaataattcgtatcttatgtctatgcgtaattactgtctgctagacgataatcttatatctttaaatgagcaattcttgtatatatatatatatatatacaattggaatctcggaatcggctccaacgattttcataaaattaagtatatagggggtttcgggg
This genomic interval from Leptidea sinapis chromosome 20, ilLepSina1.1, whole genome shotgun sequence contains the following:
- the LOC126970183 gene encoding carbonyl reductase [NADPH] 3-like; translation: MSTKVAVVTGSNKGIGFAIVRGLCKHFKGVVYLTSRDVNRGRTAVATLNQEDLHPNYHQLDITDPKSIETFRDYLKANYGGIDLLVNNAAIAFKQNSTEPVAVQAEQTLFVNYFSVLATCEILFPILRNGARVVNISSSAGRLNNIPSEALRNRLKDPKLTIPELSALMKQYVEAAKQGTHAAEWGNSSYVVSKVGLTALTKIQQRNLEERDIKVNAVHPGYVDTDMTSHKGPLTIDEGAVGALFLALEAPDSVKGQYVWYDKRIVEWDGANPN